The genomic window TCAGCACTTGTCGGGACGACACGGACTACGTCAGGATCGTCGCTGTCGCGCCGGTTCACCAGCATCTGACTGGCGATACCCCTCCCCCGCAGGGCGCGGTGCAGCCGATGCGCGGCCTGTGCGGCCCCACCGTTCAGGTCGAATGTGCTGACCAAGGTGATGTTCACCCGCCACCTTCCACGCCGATCATAGCAGGACCGCTGTATTCCAGGGATCAAACCGCTCCAGCCGGTCGTGTGCACGCACCGGCCGCAAGAAGTCGCGGCCGTCCTCACTGAGCATGGCTGCGGCAACCGAGAAGGAACTGTTGGAAATCGCCAGGAACTCAGCGCGCCGCAAGAGCTCGAAATCAGCCAGGAACGCCATCGCGCCCGGCAGCTGGCCGGCGTCAGCCACGGTCACTGGCCGGAACGCCCGGAAATCTTCGACAACACTCGGGTCATCAGAGGCGACATAGAGCAGCGGGCGGCGCAGGTTGGGCCAGAGCGCGCGCAGCCAGGACAGGTACCAGTCAGTGGGCGACCGCCAGAATCGCTCGCCAGAAAAATCCCCACGTCGGATGTGCACCGCAACCAGAGTGCGGTCGGCGAGTTCGAGCGGCTGGAGCCATCGCTCCAACTGCCGGGCAACCGGTGCAGCCCAGCGAAGCTGGCCGCACCAGTGCTCGCGCCAGGGAGCTAGGCGGGCGGTTGGGTACTGACAAAAGCCCCAAAGATCGATGTCGGCCACCCGCCCGGTCGAGCCTGGTGGCAAGCTGTCGATCAGGTTGACCGCCTTTTCGTGCGTCTCCGGCAGCGTCACCGTTGGATAGGGCTCGTCGCATCCGAACAGGTCACGGCCGAGCCAGTCCGGCAGTTCCAGTTCCAGCCCGTGCAAGTCCGCATAGAGCCGGAGGAACCCGTATTGGAAGATCTGGTTGCCGAACCGACCATTCTGCCCGAGCGTTGTCATGGACAGGCGCGGCCGGCCGGGCGAAGCCGGGATACGGCGGCTGGGCGGCGGCCCCCAGAGACGCCGTGCCTCCAGCATGGCACGGCGCGTGAACGGGCGAGCCATGCCCGGCACGATCGCCGAGGCTTGCCGATAAAGCTCTGAGGCAGCGTCAAGCTCGTTCTGGTGCTCCATAACCCGAGCCAAGCCCACCAGCGCGTCATAGTCGCAAAGCCAGGACAGAACGGATCGATAGGCGGCGGCGGCCTCGTCGTAGCGGCAGGCCCGCACCAATGCGGCCGCCTCGCCATACAGTCGGTCCAAGGCGTCGGTCGAGCCGTCTGGATCTGTGGCCTCCGTCACGTGTTTGGGGTCTGGAGTGCCGCGAGCCGGGCCCGCACCGGCTCCGCAAGCCGCCCGATGCGGGCGAGCAGCGCGTGGAGTGCGTTGCTGTCGCCCTCGGCAACGCCCGCGATCTGTTTGTCGGCCTCAGCGATCCGCCCCTGCGCCAGATCGACCAGGGCACTGGCGACCTGAACCCACATATTGCCATCCATCGCCTTGCGCGCTGCCGTCGCGGCAGCCTCGGCCTCGGCGACGTGGCCTTGCGCCAACTCCGCCAAGGCGCGGAACGCCAGCAGGACACCATGCCCAGAGGCAAGGCATTCGGCTGCCCCCAACGCTTGGTGCGCCTCCCCCACGCGGCCGAGCCCAAGAAGCGCCAGGAACCGATACTGGTGGGCGATGATCGGTGAGGAGAACAGCTCCAGCGGTTCCATGAGGTCAAGGACGCGATCATGGTCGCCTTGGGCCTGCGCGAGTCTGGCCCGGTGGAGCCGCCCCTGCTCGTCATCGGGCGCGAGGGCAAGCAGGATATCGAGGATGCGGGCAGCGTCCGTATCCTGTGCCCGCTGGTTCAAAATGCGTGCGACGGCACCCAACGCTTTGACAAAAACATCGGCATGAGGCACCCGATTGGTGGACAGCCCCTCCAGAAGACCACCGGCTTCGACGACTTGATCCGCATGCAGCAAAAGGATTGCCTGAGCGAGCATGAGGGCGGGATGGGTGCGGTCCGCCCCCGTCAGCCCGTTGAGAGCGCTCCCCGCCTCTTCAAACCGCTCCTCGTCGAGGAGAGTCGCGATGCGCCGGCAGGCCCCGATGACGCGGTAGTCCGGCTCTACCCTGCGGGCTGCGTCGCTGACGGTCCGTGCCTCGTCCGTGCGCCCCAGCTTGGTCAGCAACTCCTCCAGCTCAAAGGCGGCGGCATGGAGATCCGCTTGGGTGTCCAGTGCCCGGCGAAACGCGGCAGCGGCATGGTCCGTCTCGCCCGAACGCAACAGCGCCACGCCCATTTCATAGTGGTGGTTGGCGAAGGTCGTGCTGCGGATCCGGTGCCGCCACGCTTCAATCTGCTCGCTGGTGAGTGCGCTCATCGTCACCGTCATGCTCCAGTATGCCGCAACGTAGGCCCGCCGATGCTCGCGATCGCGGCTGATGGGCGACTGTAGCGTTGCCCCCGGATGCCTGTCAGTCCAAAATCATCGCTTGGGGGCGTCAGCGGGTGTTGCAATCCGAACGTAGAGCGCGTCGCCCCAGCTCGGGTGATAGGGACAGGTCATGGCGACGCGCCGGAACCCGGCTGCAGTGAGATGCGCCTCGATGTCCTCGATCTGGGCGCAGCCCTGGTACAGCTCGGCGAAATTGACCTCCAAATTGATCGCTTCGATGTGCTGAAGGAGCTGTGACGCCCCCCGCAGCGCCAGCAGTTCTGCCCCTTGGATGTCCATGTTAAGGAGGTTGAAGTCGGCAACGGTCCGCCCGCTCCGCGCCACGATCTCGTCGAGCGGCCGGACGGTCACCTCGACTTGGCCGACTTCCGTGATGGATGGGTAGATGCGGCTGTGTAGGCCGAGCGGCAAGAGTGAACTGCTCTGGTCGCTGGAGGTGAGGTGGAGCACAGCCCGTCCCGGTGCCTCGCCCGCCGCGCAAGCCGCGATGAACACGTCGTCGGCGCCGGCAAAGCGGTGCGCCAGCGTGCCGGACAACTCAGGATTCGCCTCAACGAACAGGATCGGGCTTGCTCCCATCGCGCGGTAAGCGTTCGCTTCACGGCCCTCATGAGCACCGACATGGACGACACCGCGCGGGCGGATGCCGTGGGCAGGCAGCAGCGTTGCCAGATCCAGCATGCGGGGTGGGTGGGCGAACAGAAAGTCTGTGAGCCGCCCGTGGATGGCGAGGAAATTCGCGTACGTGAAGTCCTCGAGCGCCGGCGACCAGGTCAGAGGCTGGTCGAAGGGCTGTCCCAGCTTGAACAGTCGGTAGTCTTCGGAGGTCAACAGCGAGAACACTGTTTCCAGCCGGGTGCCAGCGTCGGTGTAGGTTCCCCCATACTCAAACTGGATGATGTCAGCGCGGCCGTGCCGGAGCAGACGGCGGGCACCGAGCAGAACCTCAAGCTCCGCCCCCTCCACATCGATCTTCAGGAAGTTGACATGGCGCACCCCTTGAGTGTCACAAAACCGGTCGAGGGTGGTGACATCAATGTCGAGAAGGCGCGGCTCCGGGATGTCGTCGAAGATCGGGTGGGTGCGCCGGTGAAAGCCGCTGAAACTGGAGTGGGTGCTGTAGTGGGTGAAGGACCGCGTCCCGACCGCGTTTCCCAGTGCGATTGGAAAGACCCTCACCCGTGGGCCCAGCCCGGCCAACTGCCCAACGAGCCCGCTGTCTGTTGCCGCGAGCGGTTCCAGTGCGAAAACGCGGCAGTCAGGCTGCGCGGCGAGCACTTCGCGCGTCCAAGCCCCGACATTCGCACCGACATCGACCACCGTGTCACCAGACCGGACAAAACGGTGGATAACCTCAACCTCGGCCGGAGCAACCATAATCCCGCCTTTTCGCCCGATTTTTATGTGTGCCCGCCATCCGGGCCGCCGATGGTGTGTATATCAATGTCGCCTGAATAGCGCATCCCGCAACAGTCGCGTCCCGTCCCATCGCTGACAGGTGATATGGCTGACACAAACAGCATTGGTGCTCTTGCCGAAGCCAAATTCTGCAGGACATGCCGGTGCGGTCGTTTATACCTGTGACCGCTTCTCTCAGAGTGATCAGCTGAGATCGCAGGACATGTCGAGAGGAGCGGACCGACCAACGACAGCCAAGACGCTGCCTGCGTCTTGGCCCGTCTAGCTCGATCAGAGAAGCCCCTCAACCGCAGTGGTCCCACGGGCATTACCCCACGATCTTCCACGACCCGTCGGGCTGGCGGCAGGCGGTGCCGAAGGCCTGTTCGCTGCGGCCGCCGACGACGATGGTCTGCTGGAACTCGCGGCAGTAGGAGCCGGACCCGTCATAGCCGTCGCGCACCGGGACGATGACGCCCTGGTTGCCGGACTGCGGGTTGTTCCAGCTGATCCGCTGGCCGATGGGGGCACTGTAGGCCTGATAGGCGGCGCGGTCGGCATAGGCCTGGTCGGCGCGGTCGAGCGAGGCGCCGAGTTCCCGCCCGGCGAAGGCGCCCAGCAGCGTGCCGATGCCGACCGCCACCAGCTTGCCCGAGCCACCGCCGAAGCGCGAACCGATCAGGCCGCCGGCAACGGCGCCGCCGACGGTGCCGAACCCCTCCTTGCTGCCCATCGAACCGGTCTGGCAGCCGGCCAGCGTGGTGGACAGCGCAAGCAGCGCGACGGCTGCGATCCGGGGGAAACGGCTGTGGGCACGCATCGGAGGCTCTCTTCCTTTCCGAGGATTGTCCCCCGGTTATAGCGCAAGCGGTGCCGTTTGTGCAGCCGCCCTCTCCCGGCGACGTCTCCTCTTTCTTGTCGAAGGGGTCTCCCTCATCCGGCCTTGCGGCTGGAGGAGACGTCGCGGTTCACCGCGGAGATAGGCCTCGCTTTGCATCCTCGATGCATGAGCATGCCGCCTCGCCTCATCCATCTTTCATGTCATTTGATTGACGGTATCAACATTCTGTACAGCCATCTGCAATACCGGCAAGTCATCCGTGCGGCCGTAATTTATTGGCATCGCCGGTTTGCGGCCTTTGCGTTTCTGGTATTTGGTATACCAGGATATCTTCTCTTCAACAGACGATGGAGAGAGAGCGATGACGACCCTCACCTTCTCGACCACCCGGCCCACCGCCTCGCAAGGCCGTCCGGCCATCCGTGACTTCCTGGTGTCCTGGTTCCAGGCCACCCCGGCCTTCTTCATCTTCCAGGCTCTGACCACCCGCTGAGCCTCGGTTCGAAACCCTTCCTCATACATGACGGAGACTAACGATGGCCTACGCAAACCTTTCTGACTTCCATGCCCGCAAAGACAACCGTTCCTCGGACAGCTTCCTGAAGGGCTTCGTTGCCTTCATGAACGCCTGGATCGAAAAGTCCCGCCTTTTCGCCGTCCTCTGATCACCGATCAGCACCGACGACGTCCAGCTGCCAGGTTGGCATGTCGCCAGCCGCACCGACAAGAGCGCCGCCCGCCCGGACGGCGCTTTGTCGTTTCTGGGACGGCACCTGGCGCCTCTGCGCGGGGTCCACAGAAGCCTCCGCTGCCCTATCGGCGCGGATGCCAGCCGTCATCATCCCAGCCGTCATCATCAATGACCGCAGATATCAGAAGACACCAAGATCTGTCGCGGAACCTTATCCCTAAAGCGAATTTGCATTCGCTTTAAATTTACATGATCTCATTCGCCGGTCGGGCTTCGGCCGCACGGGCGGCCGGGGCCGCCGTCGCGGTCAAAGCGGATTGCGGCCCGCTTCAAGCTGAAGGGTGAAGGTTTGGAACGCGCTGCCGGTAATGGGTGAGCAGGCGCGGGCAGAGCGTCTCCAGCTTCGCTTCCAGCGCTTGGGCTTCCAGCGCCTGGGCTTCCAGATCCGGATCGCGCGGCTTGTCGCGGAACCGCTCCGACACCGCCCGGCCCTGCACGTTGCCGAAGGCGAACTCGATGCGGTCCATCAGGTCGGGCACATGCCGCCACAGGGCGCCGGCCAGTTCCTCGTGGCGGCGGCGGTAGTCGTAGAAGCTGTCGTCCACCGGCCAGCCAAGCGCCGTCATCGCGGCCGGCACGAGGGGATTGCGGGCGACGAAATCCTCGTAATGCACCACCGCGTCGAAGCGGTCCTCCCGGCCGGCGAAGACCTCGTCGATCAGGGCGAACTTCTCGTCGATCAGGCCGGAATGGTTGCGGTAGGACTTGGTAGACAGGCTGCGGTAAGTGTCGCGCGGGTCGCGCAGCAGCAGGACGGTGCGGTCGGGGCGGAAGCGTTCCCGGTGGACCTCCAGCGGATAGGCGGTGGTGACCACCGCCTTCACCACCATGTCCAGCCCGGTGTCCACCCGCGGGGCGGCGTAGTTGTTGAGGATGTCGACCAGCGCCAGGCAATCCGGCCGCTGGGCCAGGAACAGGGTGAAGGCGGTCGCGCCGCTCGACTGCATGCCATAAACCAGGAGACGCATCGCTTGGGGATTTCCTCGTTTTCGTGGCGGAGCGGTCAGGCCATCTGCTCCGTCCCCTGCCCTGCAGTCAGCCAATCCTCTTCGATCTCAGCGCTCATGAAGACGTATTGGCGGGTGTGCTGGGTGGGATGGCGGATGCCGACGCCGTGCAGGGCGTGGGCGCTCTGCGGGAAGATGACCATCCGGTTTGAACGGTAGGGGATGACGGCCGCCCGCTCCACCGCGTCGGCCGGCAGCTCGTAATGTTCCAGGCTGGCGATGCGGCCGCCCTTCCAGCGGAACAGTTCCAGGTCGCCGCCTTCGGCGTCGTCTTCCGGCCGGCGCAGGTAATAGAGGCAGGTGAACAGCCGGTTCGGCGTGTCCAGATGGGGCCCGCGCGAGGATGAGGCCGGGCCGGTGACCGGCGTATTGATCTCGGCCCGCGCATCCATCAGGATCCGCGCCCGGTCGAAGCCGTCGCGCAGGAACAATCCCGTCCCATGCCCGGTCAGGCTTCCGCCCAGCGTGCGCAGCAGGCCGTCCGGCCAATGGCCGCGGAACAGCGCCGCCACCTCGGACAGCCATTCGGGGGAACTGTGCCGGCGGACGAAGTCCTTCCACACCTGCGGCAGTTCCGGATGGTTCATGATGAGCGAGGCCGACAGCTGGTATCGGCGGTTGCTGCCCGGCGCGCGGCTCGGGTCGGCCCAGCCGATCTGGGCGAAGCCGGGAAAGCCGGCGTTCAGCGCCCGGTGGGTGTCTTCGTCCAGAACGTCGGACAGGACGATGTGGGGAAAGGGATCGGTCCGGATGTCGGCCGGGGTGACGCCGGCAAGCAGTGAACGCACGTCAATTTCCGCCTTTCGCGGCACTCATGGCTTGGGCCTGGGCCTGGGCTTGGGCCTGGGCCTGCATGGCCATCATTCTGGTGATGTGGGCCTGTGCCTGGGCCTCCACCTGGACGGACAGGGCTTCCAGCGCGTCGGCTTCCGGATGGCCGGGAGGCAGCCAGCCCATGTGGAAATGCGGCGGCTCGTAGCCGGTGGTGCGGAAGCCCAGGCGCTGGTAGACCTGCCGCCCATGCGACCCGATGATCGGGGTGGACAGCGTGATGCCCATCATCGGCCCGGTCGCCGCCGCCTGCAACCCGCGCAGCACGTCCGACCCGATGCCCTTGCCGCGGGCGCGTTCCAGAACCTGCAGTTCCGACACCCGCCAGTTCCGATAGCCGAGATCGACCACCACCTGGCCGACGCGGTCGCCGGCCTTCTCGATCACCAGATCGATGTGTTCGGGATAGACCGTCTCCTGCCCTACCCGCATCGCCCGGTACTGCTGTTCGTACAGCGCGCGCAGGAAATCGGGGCTCCCCTGCGCCCAGGCCAGCCAGGGGCGCGCCTCG from Azospirillum ramasamyi includes these protein-coding regions:
- a CDS encoding FkbM family methyltransferase, which translates into the protein MVAPAEVEVIHRFVRSGDTVVDVGANVGAWTREVLAAQPDCRVFALEPLAATDSGLVGQLAGLGPRVRVFPIALGNAVGTRSFTHYSTHSSFSGFHRRTHPIFDDIPEPRLLDIDVTTLDRFCDTQGVRHVNFLKIDVEGAELEVLLGARRLLRHGRADIIQFEYGGTYTDAGTRLETVFSLLTSEDYRLFKLGQPFDQPLTWSPALEDFTYANFLAIHGRLTDFLFAHPPRMLDLATLLPAHGIRPRGVVHVGAHEGREANAYRAMGASPILFVEANPELSGTLAHRFAGADDVFIAACAAGEAPGRAVLHLTSSDQSSSLLPLGLHSRIYPSITEVGQVEVTVRPLDEIVARSGRTVADFNLLNMDIQGAELLALRGASQLLQHIEAINLEVNFAELYQGCAQIEDIEAHLTAAGFRRVAMTCPYHPSWGDALYVRIATPADAPKR
- a CDS encoding RT0821/Lpp0805 family surface protein, with translation MRAHSRFPRIAAVALLALSTTLAGCQTGSMGSKEGFGTVGGAVAGGLIGSRFGGGSGKLVAVGIGTLLGAFAGRELGASLDRADQAYADRAAYQAYSAPIGQRISWNNPQSGNQGVIVPVRDGYDGSGSYCREFQQTIVVGGRSEQAFGTACRQPDGSWKIVG
- a CDS encoding GNAT family N-acetyltransferase; translation: MSGFSGSFSFPGNLTVRFATAGDESFLLDLFIEARPWLAWAQGSPDFLRALYEQQYRAMRVGQETVYPEHIDLVIEKAGDRVGQVVVDLGYRNWRVSELQVLERARGKGIGSDVLRGLQAAATGPMMGITLSTPIIGSHGRQVYQRLGFRTTGYEPPHFHMGWLPPGHPEADALEALSVQVEAQAQAHITRMMAMQAQAQAQAQAQAMSAAKGGN
- a CDS encoding 2OG-Fe(II) oxygenase, encoding MRSLLAGVTPADIRTDPFPHIVLSDVLDEDTHRALNAGFPGFAQIGWADPSRAPGSNRRYQLSASLIMNHPELPQVWKDFVRRHSSPEWLSEVAALFRGHWPDGLLRTLGGSLTGHGTGLFLRDGFDRARILMDARAEINTPVTGPASSSRGPHLDTPNRLFTCLYYLRRPEDDAEGGDLELFRWKGGRIASLEHYELPADAVERAAVIPYRSNRMVIFPQSAHALHGVGIRHPTQHTRQYVFMSAEIEEDWLTAGQGTEQMA
- a CDS encoding tetratricopeptide repeat protein, with product MTVTMSALTSEQIEAWRHRIRSTTFANHHYEMGVALLRSGETDHAAAAFRRALDTQADLHAAAFELEELLTKLGRTDEARTVSDAARRVEPDYRVIGACRRIATLLDEERFEEAGSALNGLTGADRTHPALMLAQAILLLHADQVVEAGGLLEGLSTNRVPHADVFVKALGAVARILNQRAQDTDAARILDILLALAPDDEQGRLHRARLAQAQGDHDRVLDLMEPLELFSSPIIAHQYRFLALLGLGRVGEAHQALGAAECLASGHGVLLAFRALAELAQGHVAEAEAAATAARKAMDGNMWVQVASALVDLAQGRIAEADKQIAGVAEGDSNALHALLARIGRLAEPVRARLAALQTPNT